GCAGGCATACGCGCGGGCGCCCTGCCGGCGACTGCAGCGGCTCCCAGAGCTCTGCGCTGACAGACGGGGGTGGGGCACTTTGGCTCCAGTCCCTGTTGGGTCACCACCCCTGTTTCGGTGAGAGTTTTGCCCTCGTTTTCCTGCAGCATGGCTCCAAACTTCCTGAGAACAGAGGGGCTGCCGCACTTTCTGTCTCCCAGGACGCCCGGACCGAAGCACTTCCTATCCAGAGCGGGGGATTCGACAGCCGTTAGTGGGAGCTGGGAGCGCGATTGTGCAGCAGGAGCATCCCTTTGTCCCAGAGGAGGCTTGGCGcctgtgttttccttgtttGGCGAACTCTCTCTGCGAGGGGAGCCCTTCATGTGAGACACTTGgttctttctgttttcagtcGCCTCAAAACTGTCCCGAAACTGCTCTTGACCAAACCTATAGGAACataaacattaaaagaaaaacaaaatcataaacaCGCAAAATAAGATTGACGGGtcattttaaaattgaaatgtttgtgaATTTGATGAAACCTCGTACCTGTCATTTTCAAATCTTCTCCTGAACTCGTTCTTGTATGCAGGGGTGTCCTGACTCACCTTGATCGTGTCACTGAAGTGCTAAGACAGATGgggaaaaatctgttttagtCCATATCAACCATGTCAACCACTGCGTACTGTTGGTTTAAATTAGAGTGTTATTCAGGATGACTGGGGGGGTTTCTCTTTCTGCACCTCACCAAACCTGAACAGTGACTGACCCTCATCGCTCGATATAACCTTACTGACCTACTGTACTTAAATGTTGCCAGGGCATATGGCATCTTATGTGGACCCGGAAACAGTTTAACATCTTGTGTCGtttctcagctgctgtcagGAGTTAGGAATGTTCAAGAGTTGGGTGAAAGTATGTGGAACTTACTCGTATCTGGTAACCTGTCTGTGTAAGCAGACTTAAAGGAACCAGCTTACTGTAATCAATATGTTCCTGACTCATATCATTTAGTCCTATCTGGTTTCTTCAGATGTGCAAATGCCAAGAGAATGAGGGATAAGCCAGGGAAATGATCAGAAATGCTTTTCCTTCACTCACCACGTGGCGAGCTCCATTGGTCTTCCGGCTTATTTGTTTCCCCTGTCCCAAATAATCCTGCAGCAAGTCCCCGATCTCTGAGACGCCGTTGCCGTGGCAGTAATCGTAGCCTTCCTGATGACTCACGGGGTAGCTGTACCcgttggggttgtagttgcaGCCGTTGCTATATTGATGCGGCACAGGCAGTGCTCCAGGGTGATTCTGGCTGTGATGGCCCGGCACAAAAAGACCATTGCTGTTGCGCGCCAGGCCACACTCCATTTCGCTGCCATTCTTCTGGTTGTCAGTGGCGATGTCGTTTGCTCCTCTGCGGGCCTGAACGTCATTGTACAACTGGAAAATGAAAACGGAACAAAACATTAGCAACCTCTTGATGATTTTCTGTTAATTGGGTATATACTTTAAAATCAGCTGTACTTTTTCACACCTATTGTACATTACTAGGTGCAAACATAATTTTCAACAACAACTACTGTATTTAAAGAGCAAAACCTAACCTTTATTTATGATCAGCGCATGTTATTCTACTTTGCACAAGCATCTGTTTGCCATTACAGACTTCGATACTTCCTTTAGTATCCACTTtcagaccgtgtgtgtgtgtgtgtgtgtgtgtgtgtgtgtgtgtgtgtgtgtgtgtgtgtgtgtgtgtgtgtgtgtgtgtgtgtgcctgtgcctgtgtgtgtgtgtgcagcgttCAGCATGTCTGTCAGCACAACACAGTTTAATTAGCTTGTTAACATTTGTCTGTATCATTGCTGTAACAAGGCCACTAGGTTGAGTGAGTCTATGATCTGTTGGCAGCTTGTTATGGAGCACAAGcgcgcactcacacacacacacacacaacatgcacatacacacatattacacaaattaacacacacTCTAAGCACTATAGGCACTACGGAATCACTTGGGTGACAAAACCATTAGCATGTCGTCACACCCCAGTGTCCGtgtgaaacaaaacagtgttATCTTTGAGAATCACTGTCAAACCAAACTCTTAAATTAATCTAAGTGATTTTATGCTTTGTATCTTTGTTGGTTAAGACCTGAATaatttcattttacagtttaagacAAAGaacataatttataataaacacaGGGTCTTACTGAATTTGACCTCTATCTATGTAGTACTGTAAAGTAGAGATCAGTTAAAGGAAGTTGGATTGATGGGGAGGGAATCTTAAAACACTAACTTCTCCTTCAGTGTCCCACACTCCACTAATCAATAGTAAGTGAACATTGCATAGCTCCAGCTACTGTTTAATGTGTCATCATTCCAACACAATGTGCGTTGTCAGACATGTTAGAGCAAGTGGCAGCTTGAGATCACGCTTTCATCCGTACCTCTTCGATTTTCTTCTGGATGTCCTGCAGCTGGTCTTCCCACTCCTGCATCTCCGAGTCGAAGTTGTCCGTCAGCTCTGGCCTCTCTTGTCCCCAGCCCCGGCCTCTGTGCTCCAGCCCACGCTCCAGATCAATGGCTGCCATGACGAGGGCGGCTAAATGTCCAGAGGCGTTATTTTAAATGGAAATTTCCCCTTTCCACTTTTCTGTCAGAGGTCACAGCGGGGGTTAGCAGTGAGGGGGCAGAAGGATCGATGACCTCGAAACACTGTAAAGACCAATACATGgaagagagataaaaaaaaaggtttgttgaTGGTTGGCATACTTTTCAAAGAGTACCACAGACATTTCAGTccttttctgtgtatttctgcaAACCCCTGAAACACAAATCTAGTTTTGAAATCTCAATTTGACCTCTTTTCTTCAGTCTAGTGACAATATCTTTCTTTATCTAACTGGATTTGAGTTTTTCACTTGTCTCCACTTCTTAAATAACTTATGTTGGACACTTGCTCTCTCAAAGGTCACATATTTACGGGCCTCTCCTTTCGCATTCTTGTCTAACATTCACAGGCATGTAAGCCTACCTCTACAGCACGTGTGGACAAGATTGTTGCATGACAGCACTTCCAACTGTTTAAACTCTTGGTCACTTTGACCTTCAGCCTGCCTCTGTACACCTCGCGACACGGGAAGAACAAAAATGTCGAGCATGGGGTGGCTACTTTTTTGGAACCTGACCCAGTGGCGCACACATCTCTTGGGAATGCATGATGGCATCGCGCTGGAGCTGCATGTCATTGTGCCTCTAAAATCTCACACCCAGTTGTCTTGGCTTTGTTTTTGAGTACAATCAGACTGAGGACTGATAGATTACAATACAATATGCAGATGATGTGCTGGTATATGTCTGTGATATTAAAATTTTACATGTAGAGACATCTTTCTTTTGAACAGCAGCTCAAATAGTAGAATTGTCCAAGGTGTGGCTTTGTTTCTTTGTAGGTGTCAATGGCCTCTATTTGGAAATTACAAGAATCTGAAATCTGTTAAAAATAAAGGGTCCAATATCTATATGTTAGATATCTAcataatatatatgtttttttcaaaagatgaatgttctttctttctttattctacATTTAGGTTTTGTATAAATACGTTGCTCATTTACTTATCCTTCAAACCTAAAAAATGTGGCGTACTAAATAATCACTATATGGCACTATATGGCCCCCTACGTGGGGTAACTATTTGCCTAACCTCCTATCAAGTCAACTTAAGACTGCCAGGCTTTGTTGTTATTGCTGTTGCCATCTTTGAATATTACAAGTGTCCAAGTGGAAAGTGTCTGAATGTACCACTCACTTCCCTCCCACCTGTGAGAGTGGAGATATTAATAATCTAGTAACTACGCATAGTATTCTGGCTGCATTGCCTGTACATGTGGGACAGGGACAGAAACAGTGGACGAGTGACAgaagcacagaaacaaacaaaatataaaacgtTACAATAAATGTTGcaaattaattaaagaaaatgaccATAGACATACAGACTACAGTTGATTTTGGTAGCTTCAGGTTCCTTTTTTAATATTAACCTAATTTAAGGCATCCCAAACTATCAGAAATTCATTTTCCATCTGTCAATATCTTTTCAGTAATAAACAGCTATCCTTACCTTGCTCTACGCAGAGGTTTTCTCTGCCCTCCTGTATAAATCCTCAGCCTGCTCTACTTCCTGCGCTCTGTGAGCTCTGGCCTCTCCAACAGATCCACTCCTCTGGCCTGCAGATCGTTAAGTCCCCTCTCTCCGGTGCTCAACCCCCTCCAGCTTTTTCCTCAGCAGTGTTACGTAGAATTTAAAGGGCCCCCTTCCCCTCGTCACTCCTCAGTTGTTGAGGTTAAGTCAGGAGCCTTGGGCTTGAGGGTAAACAACTTCTGTTCCAGCCGGGGTACCCAGCCTTTATACTGCTCCCCACTGTTTACGTGGAGTCGAGATCAAATATCATAATGTCAAATTTATTCCAGCATTTGAAGTCCCGATGGGACAACTGTCGTCACCAGCATCCTGGCTATAATTACCGGGGCTCacggagagagggaaagtgttTACATAGCTATTTCAGCTGCTGCCAGCTCTCAGCCAATGGGCTTCTCTGTTGCTACTCTGCTTTAGGATGCTTGGGCAGATTTTGCCTTGTGACCAGGCTCTgctgtaaatcattttttcaAACCATGCCAAATGGGTGCGTGTGACACACTGTGTTAAAATTTGTCACAGTCAATAATATCTTTATCGAACATAGTCATGAGAAAAGAGTCCAGTTGGACGCCGGgcatgtttgtgtcatttttcgttttcagttttgttttcatttggtgCAAACCTCagcttttaataaataaataaaaagatttagTGATATATATTGTGTAATCATACTTATGTTATATAATCAACTCAGGCATTGCATAtattgaaaatgtgcaaaagaGCTAAATGAGTGACATCTCATACAATGCTCTGGAGTAACCTGTACCCGTGACTGTGTTTTTGactcatcctgctgctgtgacgtCAGGAGGCAGTTGCTACTGTTCATCTGCCACGCCATCAATTACTATCAGGGGTCCGGTAGGACATTTTTGGGCCCCCCTAGACAAGATCTGACATTTGGCACCTGACATGATCATCAGAATTCCTTCCAGTTTGAACCCCCATGGATCATCGCTGTTATCTCTCCACCTGTTGTGTTTCCTAATACATGGCAAATCCTTCAGGAgctaaagaggagagagggataaaaacaaactttatccTTACTTCACCTTcaggcaggaggagcaggatggCACCACGAGTGGGgttctgaaaaacaaagaggacgAGACTGCTGTCAGCGCGTGTTACACAAGAACATATATTTAGTGGTGGTTAAACCAGGACATAAAGCAGCATGGAAAGCTGATtcagaccccccccctcccctccacttGTGTGACCTTAAAGCTCAATGTAAACCTTGTTGATTTCCAAGTCAGACAGCTTCATATTTGTTTACATTGCAGCCTTCTTGCCCATATCAGATTATTTCATTACATGAAAGCAATTTAAATGTCCACCAGCTTTCATTGCCTTCAACCGATCAGCAACAGAGGCTGGTTTGCATCTACTTTCCTGCCGGCTTTAAGAATTATCTTAGGCTAGAGATATACTTGCTTTTAACTATGTGTACGCATCGCGGTTCCCTTGAGTATCCTGCATTCATATGATGCTTTGGTTTTGCATGTTCTCAGAAATTCAAACTATGCGTCCACAACCTGCAATTCACATACGAACAGTAGGGGCAGTGTAGAGGTAGTATCTAAGAAGTAACCATAGGCTAACTTCCCTCAGTgttgccatgttttttatttacagaatacAAATTCACACTTGATATGTGGTTTGAGTTCTCtggtgtgccctctagtggaaaTACCACAGTAAGTTGCACAGTAAACACTTAGTACATAGCAAATTACGCATCTGGTTGCTAGCAAGTATATCTCGCTAAAGGGAAGATAGACACCACTCGTGTATGCTAAATAAGAAGCTAGCCTGCAGTGAGATAAAGAGTAGTAGGTGGAAAGAGCTAGCTCAGCTCTATCAAACGTAAACAAAATATATGCCTAGTAGAAcctcaaaacaaatgaacatgttTAATCTCGTTTATCTTGTTTGGGTTTTGGgaaactaaaaatataaaaaaccaaggctagctgtttccccctgttacCAGTTTATATGCTTAACTAACCTAATCTATGGCTGGTTTTAACTTATATAATCAAAACTATAattaattcaaacattttatatttgtttatttcatttttttatatatactgaAACAAATCCACACTGTAACTCACCTTCTCCAGGGACTAAAGCAGACAGTGGTGTGTTATGGGTAATGCCGTCTCCAGTGTTGAACCTTGCCACAGTGTCTTGAATGTGAACGCAGCTGCGGAAAGTGctgagcttttttttctgtgcttttGGTTACCTTGGCAACAAATGAtgtggggaggagaggaaatcaACAGcgcaaataaaaaacaaacaaacaaggaatGAGGGAGATGTACATCACAGAAcgaagaaaagagtaaaaagaaaGACTAGTTTGAAGATGGTGGCGTAAGAGAGGGACGAGAATAACACGAGAATGAGGATGAGCAGAATGATGGGCTGGAACATCTGGGTGACAAACCATAAAGGGTGAGGAAAAAACAGGTTGGATTAGatgagaaaaaggaggaaagggAGTCAGCCTTAAATTGTATGAGACATAAGCCATCGTGAAACTCATATTCATCTTAAGTCTTTCTCTCACCGACAGtggctcctctgtgtctctgtcctccagCCTCGGCACTTCCAGTCTGTCTATAAAGGCCTGCAGCTCTTTTCTGAAGGCCTTCATCTGAGCGTTAATGCGATAAAGCAACTCGTGTTCCCTGATCCTGCCCCCAtcttcctctccaccctcctcccctGCTCTCCCCAGCATCATGTCGCCATTAGAAACAAAAACCCTCGCCTCTGAGATGATGGTGGCCGTGTCTGCAATGAGCCGGTCGATGGTGCGAGCGAGCCTTTCTGCTTCCAAGCGGATGTCAGTCATCTGCTGCCTGTCTCGCAGGCTGCACCGGCCGCTAGGTAGAAAGCGGGCCAACGGAGAGGAAGCAGCGCCCTCGGGCCCGGTGGGCGTGTAGAGGCCCCGCGTGGGGGTCAGGCAACGGCTGCTGCCGTTAGTGTTTCTGACCTCGTCTGAGTCACTTTCCCCGCCCACTGGGCCCTCGCGTTTGCGGTGTGGTGGGAGGAGTcgggaagaggaggagtctTCGTCGCTCTCACGGCGACCGCTTGTCGCACCGCCGGCATCGCTGTCTGCGTCGCTGTCACGTGGGCTGGGCCGCAGGGAGAGATGGGAGGCCAGGTCATAGCGCTGCATGTTGGAGAGGAGCACACGGTTCTCGTACTGCAGCTGCATTACCTGAAGAAAGATAAACAGATGCACAGAAATAACGTTTTGTAATCAGCAGGGACGATTTCATAATGAGGCAGGCTAGCAACATGACTATGCTTGACAAGAGGTCTCTCAGTCGGTCGGCTTTTATACATTATTAACTCATAAACAAAGGGAAATCAATCAAGATGAAATCTGTGTCAATGTAATGAATGTAGAAGGAGAAAATGGATATGTTTTTTATAGGATCATTAACATTCTTGTCTACTAATACAATCACTATAATCATACCTTTCCACTGAGGTCATTAATCTGTAGCCTCGCtgccttcagctcctcctgcagggcTTCTGCCTTTGCTGCATCAATCCCCGACCCCCCCGAGAATCCTCCTCCGTGCCTGCCGCCTCCTTCATGGGTTCCCGCTTTGAACCGTAACTTGTTCAGCTCTGTGGTCACCCTCTTGTTCTGGTCCTCTGAATCAGCCAGGTTCCTCCTGAGCAGCTCTGCCTCGTCctccaccagctgcagctgctgtcgaAGCTCCGTGAGATCATCCCCCAGGCCTCGCCCTGAGCCCATCGACCCGGACTCAGAGCTCCCGGCTCCTTCTGCCTCACCACGGAGGTCATCGAGCTCGGCCCTCAGGCCTCGGTTCTCAACCTGTggggaagagggagagtgatttaaaatacaacatCACCTTCATTCAAAACTCCCAAGTAGCATTGTCCACTCTTACCTCCAGCTCCACTATCTTCCTCCCAAGGATGTTGGCCTCCTCTTCTACCAGGCGGAGCCGTAGCTTCAGTTCTGACTCGCGGGTGGTGGGTGGCCCCCCAGCCTCTCCCTTGGGATGGGTGCTGTCCAGTTCTCCGTAGAAGGAGCGGTACTTCTGCAGCTCTTGCTCCAGTTGGTCCTTCTCTTTGTCAATCTTGGCAGTCTTCTTCCTCATGAGCACGGCCTCCTCTTTGATGAACGCTAGCTGGCACTTGAGGTCATCGTTGTCGTCCTGGAGCACAGAGAGCAAACATTGATATTTAAGTAGAAAAGGGCAAAACTTAATCCTAAAGTTCAGAGGGTTGCTCTCTGCAGTAAGACATAAAGACGTTAAGACTTAagattaaagagaaaaagacgTTATCTATGTTTGAAGTTTCCTAACTTTTAAGTAACTGCTGGAGTCGTACAAACTCTGtgctttcatttaaatattcttCCAAATGACTGGAGCATTTGCTTTGGCCTGTTGAAACCTGATGTGATAAACGTAATATCTGACTAAAGAACATTACATAAGGATGTGAGCCAAACCGGCAGGATCTATGCATTTTTTTGGGACTATATATGCATATTTATTGTACTGGATTAGCACAACAAAGCTTCACAAAGGTGGCTCGGAGATAAATAGGAAAGAATTTCCTCTGTTACTTTAGAATATGTGTAAGcaagagaaataacaaaagtGATTTCTTTATTAGTTATGACATCTCACCTCAGTAGGAGTCTGTGCTGCTTTCTTATCCGTCTTCAGGACGtctttgcttcctcttctcttctgagactaaaaagacaaaaagaagacaaagaacaaaaaaactggaaaatgagTGTTTGAATCCtaaattgtttttttgggggatgtGTGATTGGTGACTGTCTACAGCTTTTTTAGACTAAAATAAGTCTATACCTGTATATATGTTTCATGCACAACTATTAGTACTTACAGCTCAGATTCAAATACACCATATATAACCAAAAAGATCACGGGTATCAAGAGACTTTTATTCCTCTGCTATTAAATCTTTATATATCTTAGGCCATGCCTTTGCTCAAAGGCCACGctcaaatgttattttctataAACAGTAGTTAACTGTATGTCTCTGGGTTTGCTATGACTTTACTGATAAGGTAGACAGCCGTAACAAACAGccagtgtctcagtgtctcaagGTCACTTATTCTCTTGTCGTGGGACGTAACTGAACTGTGCCATGTGAGGACATTTGGGTTTAGATTGGAGATTTTCCGATACCATTCTTCCCTTCCCAACACCTAGTCTGATACCTGGCCTTTGGGTATGAGCTGATTAAGTAAATAACAACGTTTACAACGTAGGTTAACAGCTTTATGATGTATGATTGCGGTCATGGTTGTATGGCCTGTTGCTAGTGTTAATCGCCGTTTTgcttgtgggactttccagtgCGAAATATTAAAGAATCGTTAATATTTCAGCTAGCTCTTGCTGATGCTACATTACCAGAAATCTGTTCTTCTTTGACGCTCTGAAAACAGTACTTGTCAGTGGCAGTACAGTGCCACTGCAGTTTTGGAGCAGCAAAGTAGAAGTGATCcctgggaaaagaaaattgtatttggtttttctgggtgaaactaatatCGACTTGATGGTATCAGATCTGTACGTATAGATATGCTACTAAAATCTACTCAACCAGTTTCCATTAAAATTGTATGGAGAGTTGGGGCATGTCCCTGGAAAGATGTTATTGAACTTTGGTGCGGatgcataatttttttttcctgagatatcgtgtttttcaacatttttgttgatttctcgaAACATAATACATAGAtcttgaggggaaaaaacaggcatgtctattgatatttatgagtttgtgcaatttggtgcagaaccaaATACAAATTGGGGGTTAGggttttaaatgtggtttgatgaGGAGCgatatgcgctctactgagtgccccTCTAGCTAATAGATGTGATGTAGATGGATGTGGGTCAGTGTTTATTtacctctttgtttttttcaagttcATTCTGCAGAGCTTGTTTGGTCACCTCAACCTCTATGAGTTTTTGCCTCAGTTTTTCATTCTCCTCTTCCGTCTTGGTGCgtttctcctccaccttctccagcTCGTGGTGCAGCCTCACGGACACATCCTTCGCCACCTGCATGCATCAGAATGTGATTTAACTGAAAACGGCAGCGGGATCATATACATTACCTGCCTGAAACAGCAGGTTTTGTGATATTCATACTTtatcttcatttttaaacaattacaggaataatgcacaaataaaatgcaaaggACTTGAACTATAATTATTCTATCTTCTCTTAGCTGATGACAAAAAGTCATGCAGATCCCTTTGCAAACTGCattgacacagacacatggagcCGAGcagcctcccctcccctccccacctTCAGGTCCTGCTCCAGACTCctgagcagctcctcatcaaTCTCTCCCGTCTGGGCGTAGCGCAGCCTCTTCCTCTCGGCCTTCCTCAGGCGATACTGCAGGATCCGGCAGTTCTTATTGGCTCTCTCGAGCTCACGCCTCATCTC
This window of the Hippoglossus stenolepis isolate QCI-W04-F060 chromosome 20, HSTE1.2, whole genome shotgun sequence genome carries:
- the LOC118099482 gene encoding protein SOGA3, whose amino-acid sequence is MMSAAGGAADPPSSASSDNNAGRRRRRQQQQHRAPSPATAQEGATKRASRHPGRCRSPLTAGRSSDIGVKESPRAADGRKREPESRGSAAVQPDGAEAGGVRPNRADAVEEDPAYPPSPARRPALHTPRVKGDSGRRLLSSASPGKVRPADRGITHRGRGGVSGLGSGLWRGGCLQAELIHFHLHKKLKRSRARMQAKADNAGMEEAAQGEPEPAAEATEAGSVTQQDDQAFLDEMERLLEENDDLKCEIEEMRTEMDEMRDTFYEEDTCQLQEMRRELERANKNCRILQYRLRKAERKRLRYAQTGEIDEELLRSLEQDLKVAKDVSVRLHHELEKVEEKRTKTEEENEKLRQKLIEVEVTKQALQNELEKNKESQKRRGSKDVLKTDKKAAQTPTEDDNDDLKCQLAFIKEEAVLMRKKTAKIDKEKDQLEQELQKYRSFYGELDSTHPKGEAGGPPTTRESELKLRLRLVEEEANILGRKIVELEVENRGLRAELDDLRGEAEGAGSSESGSMGSGRGLGDDLTELRQQLQLVEDEAELLRRNLADSEDQNKRVTTELNKLRFKAGTHEGGGRHGGGFSGGSGIDAAKAEALQEELKAARLQINDLSGKVMQLQYENRVLLSNMQRYDLASHLSLRPSPRDSDADSDAGGATSGRRESDEDSSSSRLLPPHRKREGPVGGESDSDEVRNTNGSSRCLTPTRGLYTPTGPEGAASSPLARFLPSGRCSLRDRQQMTDIRLEAERLARTIDRLIADTATIISEARVFVSNGDMMLGRAGEEGGEEDGGRIREHELLYRINAQMKAFRKELQAFIDRLEVPRLEDRDTEEPLSMFQPIILLILILVLFSSLSYATIFKLVFLFTLFFVL